The genomic window CATCCCAGTGTCCATCTCCATAGTAGGTAACTCTGTCATAGACACCATCCAGTTGTCGCAGCGCGTAAAGCATTATTTCCTGCCTCTCGAAATGGTCATCGGACGTAGATAGCGGGACACCTTGTACAGGAAAGCCAGAGATAGATAGTTTTAGTAGCGCCGATTCTTGCCAACCCCCTGTAGCGTAAGCGATTCGATGTCTAGCCGAGTTGTGCAGGCTCTGAACAAACTCCCGTGCGCCCGGTATCTCCGCGAAAGGGCCGTACTCAGAAACATGGAGACGAACACTGGCAACAAAGTGATCTCGCACCGCAGCTACTGTCTCTAGTGTTGCATCAATGGCATTGTCATTCAGTATCTCAGCCAAAATGCCAGTAGCGGTGAATTGGGTATACATCGCCCAGGACGGACGCAAGTTGACATTTCCAAGTACATCACGGACGGCTGCCAAGTACAACGCATCGTCATTCGCGTCGGATTGCAGAAGCGTACCGTCTATATCGAAAATAACAGCTTCCATTATTGTGCCTTTTAACGTTCGTGTTGAGCTATTGCCATTAACGTCTGAAACCACACCAAAAACTTTCTTCAATCCGCTTCAACATGGTTGTTATGCGTGGATTTTGTGCTGTTAGCCACTAGATTTTTGAATTGGCTTAGATATGTGCTGATGTAAAATTTTCCACATTCCGTCTATTTTCTTAAGACAGAAAGTAGCTCGCACCCAATCTTGAAAGGTGAGTCCATCTGGCATTGTGCCACCGCAATAAATAAAGCAATGTGCAAAAGCAAGATCGGTACTGGCTGTTATAGATAAATTCTCCAGATCAAACTGCCCTTCGCTCTGGGTTTCAGGCTGCCAATCATTCCAACTTCGGCGATAAGATTCAGCGCTTTCATATTTCATTGGTGGTAGAACGTCAAAGATCACAAGATCAGGGACATGATTTTTGAGAATTTCGTCTTTACGGTTCTGCTGCGTCGCATTAGCCCAGTCTTCGAGAACCGCGCGAACCTGAGTCTCTGCCGCAATCATTTCACTCATTTCCGTTCATCCTCCATTAATATGGGCTTACCTTAAAGACGCATAACTATTTAGTGTACTGAAATTTTCCGTATAATCTTCTACTTTTAACAACATACATAAGCATTGCGTTCATTTTTGAGTGTGATATACGGAATTTTTCTGTATATCACCCAATAGGGGTGATTAAATAGAATTTTTCCGTATATCTAGCTTAAATGGGGGTATTACACGGAATTTCTCTGTATATTATTTTGGACAATTCACTCAGATATTCAACAGGATTTGTCGCCGCTTTGGGTCGAAACTCCCTGCTTATAGCTAAGATCGGCTTAAGCCCACTGCTAAAGTACCGAAATTTAAAAAGCATTAGTGTATGTTATTTCCATCCAGGCGACATCGTTTGTTATTTATCCTATTTAGCGCTTGCTTGAGTGCAACGCTGTTGTTTAATAACTCTTTTGCTATATCTGCACCATTAACTACTAAAAAACCAATGTCGCTTTCTGTAACTGAAAATGTCCGCAAAACTGTCCTCGAAAATGGGCTTACTGTCCTGACTAAACAAGTTAAAACTGCTCCCGTTGTTAGCGTTCAAGTATGGTATCAAATTGGTTCGCGCGATGAAGCTCCCGGTGTAAACGGCATTGCTCACCAATTAGAACATATGTTGTTTAAAGGTACGAGTAGCCGCCCGATTCAGTTTGGACGCTTGTTTAGTGCTTTGGGTAGCGATTCTAATGCTTTTACTAGCTACGATCAAACCGCTTATTTTGGTACAGTCGAGCGCGGCTTAATGGATAGTCTTTTAGAGCTAGAAGCTGACAGAATGCAGAATGCTCTAATAAATGCCGAGCAATTGACCAGCGAA from Synechocystis sp. PCC 7509 includes these protein-coding regions:
- a CDS encoding HAD family hydrolase yields the protein MEAVIFDIDGTLLQSDANDDALYLAAVRDVLGNVNLRPSWAMYTQFTATGILAEILNDNAIDATLETVAAVRDHFVASVRLHVSEYGPFAEIPGAREFVQSLHNSARHRIAYATGGWQESALLKLSISGFPVQGVPLSTSDDHFERQEIMLYALRQLDGVYDRVTYYGDGHWDAVAAKSLGWNFVPVGRKLDGLTSYESSAA
- a CDS encoding YybH family protein encodes the protein MSEMIAAETQVRAVLEDWANATQQNRKDEILKNHVPDLVIFDVLPPMKYESAESYRRSWNDWQPETQSEGQFDLENLSITASTDLAFAHCFIYCGGTMPDGLTFQDWVRATFCLKKIDGMWKILHQHISKPIQKSSG